A window of the Streptomyces albireticuli genome harbors these coding sequences:
- the galT gene encoding galactose-1-phosphate uridylyltransferase, whose amino-acid sequence MKKTAITLADGRTLRYYDLRDDTPHDTLDPRPLRPDPTTPEIRHDPLLGDDVVIAPHRQARTHHPPPDACPLCPTRPGAAPTEIPAPGYDVVVLDNRFPSLAGDLGRCEVVCFTPDHDASFADLDPERAALVLEAWTDRTAELSALPTVEQVYCFENRGAEIGVTLGHPHGQIYAYPFVTPRTGRVLDRTAAHHRRTGGRNLFDDTLAAELADGRRTVLDGAHWTAHVPHAARWPYEVHLYPRRRVPDLTALGDAARAELPGIQLELLRRFDRIFGPGQPPTPYISAWHQAPARHPLRSEFALHLELFTVRRAPGKLKFLAGSESGMSVFINDVPPEAAARRLREVAST is encoded by the coding sequence GTGAAAAAGACGGCGATCACCCTCGCGGACGGCCGCACCCTCCGCTACTACGACCTCCGCGACGACACCCCGCACGACACCCTCGACCCCCGCCCCCTCCGCCCCGACCCCACCACCCCCGAGATCCGCCACGACCCCTTACTCGGCGACGACGTCGTCATCGCCCCGCACCGCCAGGCCCGCACCCACCACCCGCCGCCCGACGCCTGCCCGCTGTGCCCCACCCGGCCCGGGGCCGCCCCGACCGAGATCCCGGCCCCCGGTTACGACGTCGTCGTCCTCGACAACCGTTTCCCCTCCCTCGCGGGCGACCTCGGCCGCTGCGAGGTCGTCTGCTTCACCCCCGACCACGACGCCTCCTTCGCCGACCTCGACCCCGAGCGCGCGGCCCTCGTCCTGGAGGCCTGGACGGACCGCACCGCGGAGCTCTCCGCGCTCCCCACCGTCGAGCAGGTCTACTGCTTCGAGAACCGGGGCGCGGAGATCGGCGTCACCCTCGGCCACCCGCACGGCCAGATCTACGCCTACCCCTTCGTCACCCCGCGCACCGGGCGCGTCCTGGACCGCACCGCCGCCCACCACCGGCGCACCGGCGGCCGGAACCTCTTCGACGACACCCTCGCCGCCGAGCTCGCCGACGGCCGCCGCACGGTCCTCGACGGCGCGCACTGGACCGCCCACGTGCCCCACGCCGCCCGCTGGCCCTACGAGGTCCACCTGTATCCCCGGCGGCGCGTCCCCGACCTGACCGCCCTCGGCGACGCCGCCCGCGCGGAGCTCCCCGGGATCCAGCTGGAGCTCCTGCGCCGCTTCGACCGGATCTTCGGTCCCGGGCAGCCGCCCACCCCGTACATCTCCGCCTGGCACCAGGCGCCCGCCCGGCATCCCCTCAGGAGTGAATTCGCCCTGCATCTGGAGCTCTTCACCGTCCGCAGGGCTCCCGGAAAGCTGAAGTTCCTCGCCGGTTCCGAATCCGGCATGAGTGTGTTCATCAACGATGTGCCGCCCGAGGCCGCGGCCCGCCGACTGCGAGAGGTAGCGAGCACGTGA